In Carassius carassius chromosome 5, fCarCar2.1, whole genome shotgun sequence, one genomic interval encodes:
- the LOC132141567 gene encoding transmembrane protein 119-like, whose translation MSVHHRQEVTPAVFSRSMSLSLRFVCLLLTALWGSSCFAKPAPFNVSMEGSGDEPEIIFPIARTTHLPPSPSPPPNITATFIRIKDFLFNQVVDFLKENLLLIIVVTSLLVVIIFIVCCASAMSHKRKLEAYYPPKTYAPRKYMSQPSKAVEKPHNQIQEGKTTAIKTLREPTKALVGEKEGKDPRPKPKEVQKLEDVEEVEMQKDEPKKKEEPQPSTSNVTSSQPLVCTCHLRKANHTTA comes from the coding sequence GTTTTTAGCAGAAGTATGTCACTCTCTCTGCGGTTTGTTTGCCTGCTCCTGACTGCTCTCTGGGGCAGCAGTTGCTTCGCCAAGCCCGCCCCATTCAACGTATCAATGGAGGGTAGCGGGGATGAACCCGAAATCATCTTTCCCATTGCTCGTACCACCCATCTTCCTCCATCCCCCTCACCTCCTCCCAACATAACAGCCACTTTCATCCGCATCAAAGACTTCCTTTTCAACCAGGTGGTGGACTTCCTGAAGGAGAACTTGCTTCTCATCATTGTCGTGACCTCTCTGTTGGTAGTCATCATCTTTATCGTCTGCTGCGCTTCAGCGATGAGCCACAAACGCAAGCTTGAGGCCTACTATCCTCCAAAGACCTACGCACCCAGGAAATACATGAGCCAACCTAGTAAAGCTGTGGAGAAACCACATAACCAGATTCAGGAAGGTAAGACCACAGCCATAAAGACTCTACGGGAACCCACTAAAGCACTGGTGGGTGAGAAGGAAGGAAAAGACCCCCGTCCCAAGCCGAAAGAGGTCCAAAAGTTGGAGGATGTTGAAGAGGTGGAGATGCAGAAAGATGAGCCCAAGAAGAAAGAGGAGCCTCAGCCTTCCACCTCAAACGTCACCTCCAGTCAGCCGCTGGTCTGTACGTGCCACCTCAGAAAGGCCAATCATACCACAGCGTGA